CTCGCGTAAACTATCCTTTGATTTAATGCTGTTTTGTAGCTGGGTTGTCTACCTGGTTGTATTGCTGCGCCGTGGTCCGGCGTTGAGTATCGAGGTTGACGAGCTGGTTTTACAAGCCGTCCGAGGCGACGGCCCTTTTTGCACGTTCAAAAGCGGCGGCATGCCCTTTCGAAAGGGCAAGCGGGCACCTTCGGCATCCGTCTAACGCTCATAAACCATTCAAAAACATACGGAAATATGTCAATTTGAAAAAAACTTTGTTTTCAATCCATTTTTTTGTAAAATTATCTTGACAATTCAAAAATAGCCGAGAGTGGTATGCTTTCGGCATGGCTGAAAATTAAACGCTTTTTCTATAATGATAACAATTCTTGTACTCTTGTTTGCAAAAACTTCTCAATGGCTTGCAATCGTGTGTTGGACAGATTGTAGCGCGGATGCTTCTTAAACTTGAAGTTGATTATATGGCGTAACCGTGCCTTTTGTTTGGGCGTAATGAATGTCTTGACTATTTCTTCGTAGGATGCATTGAATGCGGAAGAACGCGTTTTGGCATAAGCGGGTAAGTTGGCGATGTCATCGTCCATTGCATAATTGAACAAGGATAAGCCATGGTCGAACAACGGAGCGAATCGTATCGGTTGGTTGGTTAGATTGTCCACAAGCAAGCCGAAGTTGCCGTAATGCCTGTCGGTATTATAAATCAAAGCGTCGAATACGAGCATATCGACAAACGCATCGTAATACTTATCTCCCATCCCTTTGAGATAATCGGCGGTTTCTCGCAAGCCGCTTTGCGACAAGAATTTGTGCATGGGCACATAAGACGTATTGATGTCGGTAAAGAGTTCGCAGGTCGAACAAAGCGAATCGTGCCACATAGAAAGGCCGTAATCTACATGGTCGATACCCATAGCGGCGGCAATCTGCGCGGCATAATACTCCGAATAGGGCTCTTTGCCCGTATTGGCGGCACCCGACGTGCCACCTTTGTAGAGATATATCTTGCCACTCACCCTACGCCAGCATTTGCGGAGCATGCCATTGGTAGTGTATTCGGGAGATGATGTAAAGCCTCTTTTTGTGTTGGAGCCGTAACCAGTGTAGGCAATCAAAGCAAGCGTACGCGTGAATTTGTTTTGAAAAAGGTTATAATCGGCGAATTTGCCGTCGAAGCCTTCTTCAACGACCCAATAACAGTCATTAAGGGACAAACCTTTGCAAAGGTTGATAATGCCCATTGTGTCCCCATGGGACAACCCACTTTGCGTTAATATCCTATCGACATATTCGCGGTTTTTGGGAATCGTTCTTTCGGACAACCACTTCTTTATCCCGTCTGCATCAGGAGTCATGCCGATGGGTAGCAAATAGCGGTATTCCTCGTTTATCCAATCAACGGAATACTGCACCTTGCCGAGTTCGAGCCTTTTTATCGAGAACTTCAACAGAATATGGTCATATTGTTTTAACACATATCGCATATCGAACTCCTTATGTTGGTATTGATTATAACCTATTTGACGCCCTGTTGTCAATGTTTATGGTTATCTGAATGAAAATAGCCAAGAGTGGAATGCTCCCGGCTACCGTTTCATTTATTCGTGTTTCATCACTTTACGCCGCGCCGGTATCTTCCTCTTTGTAGTTTAGGATTAACCGCACGGCTTTGTCCGCTCTCGCTGCCGCGGACGCCACCATCTTGTTGTCGTTGCGGAGTGCCTTGAGCCAAGATCGGATATAAGCGGTGGAGTTTTGGAACGTACGTTCGGTTTCTATTCCCAATACGTAGAGGATTGAGCTGGCGCCGATCTCCGCTACCAACTCTTCTTTGCTGTACACCCCGTCGCCAAACATTCCGAACTCGCGGTGCAACCGCTTTTCTGCGCCGGTGGAGTGTACCATTTCATGAAAAGCGGTGGAATAAAACTCTGCGCCGTTACGTCCGAACTTGAACTTTTCGGGTAGGTAGATCTCGTCGGTGGAAGGGCGGTAAAAGGCACGGTTGCCCTCGTAGGTCAAAGGAATGTGCTCACAGGTGAGATAGTCTTCCATCACACCTTCCGCATCGGCGTCATCATCAAAGCGTTGCACCTCTCCTTTGAATTCGTCCTCGGCAAGCGGTTCCACTCCCTCGACATCCTCGATATGAAACACAACGTAGTATTTGAGAATGGGTATTTCTTTCAATTTCCATTTCTTTTCGTCTTCGTCTTCGCCCTTCTTGTCAGCGGGCACTTTGTAAGTCTGCCACTTGTAGAAAACCACGATTTCGCCTTTCGCTCCTTTGCGGATATGCCCGCCCAACTCCGTCCATTGCTTGAAGGACGCATATTCGCCAACCCGCCGCAAGGTCAGTTGGTTGAGTAGACTATATGCCCGTTTGGTCACACGGTTAAAGGCAACCTGTTTCGATGTGCCCGCGTCCACTCTTGCACCGCTACACACCCACGGCTTATTCCACGGTATCTCTCCCTGCTGCAACTTGGCGATAATGCGGTCGGTGATGTCTTGATAAATGTCGAATTTGCTTTTCATTTGTTTCTCCTTTTGCATAGCAAAAGCCGAGAGCGTTTTGCCCTCGGCTCCGTGCTTATTATGTTTGTCATACTCTTGCGAACTTGTTGGGGATATAGACCCTATCTTCCACCATGATGGCGCGATAGGTTACGCCCCTTACGGTTGCCGTGGTTTCTATCGGTCTACCATCCATCTCGGCACGCAGTATCATCTTTTCGGTGTTGGGTTCGGCCAGACCGATATTGACGTCCAAAAACTTGTCCGTGTCGCCTACCTCTATGATTTCAAAGCCTTTATCATAGAGATAGAACGTGAATTGAAACTGTTTTTCAAAGATGCCGTTGCTGTCGATGATACAGCACTTATTGATGTCTTTGTGATACGCTGTGATTCTATAGTATTTGCTCATACTTCCTCCTATGCCGCAATTTGTTTCATTTTCTTATTGGCATACGGCAGCCATTTGTTGTGGAGGAATGATTGCACCTCGTCCGATGGTTTGGTGTTGTGTTCCGCATAGAGTTGAAGCACACGCTT
This sequence is a window from Clostridia bacterium. Protein-coding genes within it:
- a CDS encoding XRE family transcriptional regulator, which encodes MRYVLKQYDHILLKFSIKRLELGKVQYSVDWINEEYRYLLPIGMTPDADGIKKWLSERTIPKNREYVDRILTQSGLSHGDTMGIINLCKGLSLNDCYWVVEEGFDGKFADYNLFQNKFTRTLALIAYTGYGSNTKRGFTSSPEYTTNGMLRKCWRRVSGKIYLYKGGTSGAANTGKEPYSEYYAAQIAAAMGIDHVDYGLSMWHDSLCSTCELFTDINTSYVPMHKFLSQSGLRETADYLKGMGDKYYDAFVDMLVFDALIYNTDRHYGNFGLLVDNLTNQPIRFAPLFDHGLSLFNYAMDDDIANLPAYAKTRSSAFNASYEEIVKTFITPKQKARLRHIINFKFKKHPRYNLSNTRLQAIEKFLQTRVQELLSL
- a CDS encoding DUF1738 domain-containing protein; translated protein: MKSKFDIYQDITDRIIAKLQQGEIPWNKPWVCSGARVDAGTSKQVAFNRVTKRAYSLLNQLTLRRVGEYASFKQWTELGGHIRKGAKGEIVVFYKWQTYKVPADKKGEDEDEKKWKLKEIPILKYYVVFHIEDVEGVEPLAEDEFKGEVQRFDDDADAEGVMEDYLTCEHIPLTYEGNRAFYRPSTDEIYLPEKFKFGRNGAEFYSTAFHEMVHSTGAEKRLHREFGMFGDGVYSKEELVAEIGASSILYVLGIETERTFQNSTAYIRSWLKALRNDNKMVASAAARADKAVRLILNYKEEDTGAA